Proteins from a genomic interval of Lusitaniella coriacea LEGE 07157:
- the ilvD gene encoding dihydroxy-acid dehydratase: protein MPDNRRSQNITQGIQRTPSRAMLRAVGFGDDDFTKPIVGVANGYSTLTPCNKGLNDLALRAEAGLKEANAMPQVFGTITVSDGISMGTEGMKYSLVSREVIADSIEVVCNAQSMDGVLAIGGCDKNMPGAAIAIARLNIPAVFVYGGTIKPGHHNGQDLTVVSAFEAVGQYSAGKIDKEELTNIERFSCPGAGSCGGMYTANTMSSALEVMGLSLPYSSTMAAEDAEKAESTEKSARVLVEAIKKQILPSQLLTRKAFENAIAVIMAIGGSTNAILHLLAIARSIGVDLSIDDFETIRGKVPVLCDLKPSGRYVATDLHRAGGIPQVMKMLLVNGLLHGDALTVTGQTIAEVLADVPDAPPTNQDVIRPWDNPMYAQGHLAILKGNLATEGAVAKISGVKQSKMTGSARVFESEEDCLDAILAGKIQAGDILVVRYEGPKGGPGMREMLAPTSAIIGAGLGDSVGLITDGRFSGGTYGLVVGHVAPEAAVGGTIALVQEGDSITIDVAARSLHLNCSEEELAQRRANWQPPKPRYTTGVLAKYVKLVSSSSLGAVTDLELT, encoded by the coding sequence ATGCCAGATAATAGAAGAAGTCAGAACATCACTCAAGGGATTCAGCGAACGCCCAGTCGCGCGATGCTACGCGCGGTTGGTTTTGGGGATGATGATTTCACTAAACCCATTGTCGGGGTTGCGAATGGTTACAGCACGCTGACTCCTTGTAATAAGGGTTTAAATGATTTGGCGCTGAGGGCAGAAGCGGGGTTGAAAGAGGCGAATGCCATGCCTCAAGTCTTTGGGACGATTACGGTTTCCGATGGGATTTCGATGGGAACTGAGGGGATGAAGTACTCTTTGGTGTCGCGGGAGGTGATTGCGGATTCCATTGAGGTGGTGTGCAATGCCCAGAGTATGGATGGGGTTTTGGCGATTGGGGGTTGTGATAAGAATATGCCGGGAGCGGCGATCGCGATCGCGCGTCTTAATATTCCAGCCGTTTTTGTCTATGGGGGGACGATTAAACCGGGACACCACAATGGTCAGGATTTAACGGTGGTCAGCGCGTTTGAAGCGGTGGGACAGTACAGTGCGGGAAAAATCGATAAAGAAGAACTGACCAATATCGAGCGGTTCTCCTGTCCTGGTGCGGGGTCTTGCGGGGGAATGTACACTGCCAATACCATGTCTTCTGCGTTGGAGGTGATGGGGTTGAGCTTGCCCTATTCTTCGACAATGGCGGCAGAAGATGCGGAAAAAGCAGAAAGTACGGAAAAGTCCGCGCGGGTGTTAGTCGAAGCGATTAAAAAGCAAATTCTCCCCAGTCAACTGTTGACTCGCAAAGCTTTTGAAAACGCGATCGCGGTAATTATGGCGATTGGCGGTTCGACTAATGCGATCCTACACCTGCTCGCGATCGCGCGCTCCATTGGCGTAGACCTCTCGATTGATGACTTTGAAACGATTCGCGGTAAAGTTCCCGTTCTGTGCGATCTCAAGCCCTCCGGACGCTACGTGGCGACGGATTTGCACCGCGCGGGGGGAATTCCCCAGGTGATGAAAATGCTCTTGGTTAACGGCTTGCTCCACGGTGACGCACTCACTGTAACCGGACAAACTATCGCAGAGGTTCTCGCCGATGTCCCGGATGCTCCCCCAACGAATCAAGATGTCATTCGTCCTTGGGACAACCCCATGTACGCTCAAGGACACCTCGCAATCCTAAAAGGTAATCTCGCCACGGAAGGAGCCGTTGCTAAGATTAGCGGGGTCAAACAGTCGAAAATGACGGGTTCTGCTCGCGTTTTTGAATCGGAAGAAGATTGTTTGGATGCCATTCTTGCAGGAAAAATTCAAGCGGGGGATATTCTTGTGGTTCGCTACGAAGGACCCAAAGGAGGGCCCGGAATGCGAGAAATGCTCGCGCCCACTTCCGCGATTATTGGTGCGGGTTTGGGGGATTCTGTGGGCTTGATTACCGATGGGCGATTTTCTGGGGGAACCTACGGTTTAGTGGTGGGTCATGTGGCACCAGAAGCCGCAGTTGGGGGGACGATTGCGTTAGTGCAGGAAGGCGATAGTATTACCATTGATGTTGCCGCGCGATCGCTTCACTTGAACTGTTCTGAGGAAGAACTCGCGCAACGTCGCGCCAATTGGCAACCCCCAAAACCTCGTTACACCACGGGGGTACTTGCAAAATATGTCAAGTTGGTTTCTTCAAGTAGTTTGGGTGCGGTGACTGATTTGGAATTAACCTAA